The genomic stretch GCCATGAGTCCTCCCAGGGCGTGAACTTCACCGGCGCCATGCTTCGCCTCCACTGGCTATTGGCTGCGACACGTCTACCAGGACCGTGTCTCCCTCGACCTTCACGGGGTAGGTCGCAATGGGCTCCGTCGCGGGGCCTGCGACTACTGAGCCGTCGTCGACTCGAAAGCGGCTGAAGTGCCAAGGGCACTCGATCACGCCGCCGGTCAGGGCGCCCTGGACCAGCGGGCCGTCCAGGTGGCTGCAAATGGCAGCGAAGGCGTACAGGCGCCCGCCGACGTTCGCGACGATGATCTCCGTGCCTTCGGTCTCGTACTCGCTGTAGGCGCCCGGGGGGATGTCCTCCAGCCGCGCGATGGCTACGTATGCCACCATCTCCACCTCTGCGACGGCTCACGGGACGCGTGCTCCCGTGGCGCCATCGTACGACTCGGCGGGGCGATGTCAATTGCGCCTGGCGGCGCTGGACGCGGCCGGGGTCAGTGGGAGGTGATGTTGGCCGGGAGCGCTTCCGCCGCCAACGCCCCGTCGCCGATGTGGTCGTCGGAGGAGTTGCGGAACTCGCGCCGGGCGCCGCAGAGGCGGCAGACTCCCTCGCTCGTTGGGCCATTAGGGGCCGCGATGACCCAGCGGTGGCGGCAGCGCTCCGCCGATGAGGGCGGCGGTTCGGTCCAGATCGACTCGTTCATTGCACTATGGTTTTCGGCGCCGGAGGAGGTGGTCTTGAGGCCGGAGGGCAGGCGAGACGGCGCCGCCTCGCCTGCCCTCCGGGTTTCACTGCGGGGCCTGCTGGCCGATTGGAGAAGCCGACGTGACGCGCTGGCGTTTCTCCAGCCTCCGGCGCGGGTTCATGAGGGCGGTCAG from Dehalococcoidia bacterium encodes the following:
- a CDS encoding non-heme iron oxygenase ferredoxin subunit yields the protein MVAYVAIARLEDIPPGAYSEYETEGTEIIVANVGGRLYAFAAICSHLDGPLVQGALTGGVIECPWHFSRFRVDDGSVVAGPATEPIATYPVKVEGDTVLVDVSQPIASGGEAWRR